The following nucleotide sequence is from Triticum dicoccoides isolate Atlit2015 ecotype Zavitan chromosome 7B, WEW_v2.0, whole genome shotgun sequence.
TGTCCCCCTCGAGGAGTCCCGGCAGGTGCAGCGCCAAACTGCGACGGTGGAAGCTAAGCTATACTGGAATATAAATGACCAACATACATGTGCCACCGCTTCGGCAGATGAGGCCAACTTTGCCTGCGTCAGCAAACATAGCTCGTGCGTGGACACCATGTACATGCCTGGTTACTCATGTTGTTGTGATGCTGGTTACACGGGCAACCCGTATGTACTCGGTGGCTGCTCGCGTGATAACGGTAATAATCGATTCACTTATAAATACACAAGTTTGCATCTATTCTTCCCTTGATTTTTTAGTATCTCACTTACAATCATTTTAGTTTCCACTTTTTTCAAAATTTAATAGGATACAATCCATCAGCGGGACGAAATGTGACGTGCACTCGGTCTTGTGGCCAAATCAAGGTTCCCTTTCCATTTGGACTAGAAGATGGATGTTCCGGGAAGACCGAATTTATACTATCCTGCGACCCGTTAGATTCCACGCTGAATCTAGAATTTGAAACAAAGGAACGTATCACAAACATCAATATAACTGAGGGGTTCTTGGACACCGAAGGTGTATCTGGTGATCAATTGGAACCTTCTTTCTATAACCAATACTACATTTCTGACAGAGACTCAATGAGACTACGATGGGTCATCGCAAATTTAACTTGCCAAGAGGCACATCAAAATATATCTACATATGCATGTGTCAGCCACAATAGCAGATGCTTACACAGTGACTCAACAGTAATGGGTTATCGATGTAAATGCAATGATGGATATGCAGGAAATCCGTATGTTACCGGCCCCAATGGCTGTCAANNNNNNNNNNNNNNNNNNNNNNNNNNNNNNNNNNNNNNNNNNNNNNNNNNNNNNNNNNNNNNNNNNNNNNNNNNNNNNNNNNNNNNNNNNNNNNNNNNNNNNNNNNNNNNNNNNNNNNNNNNNNNNNNNNNNNNNNNNNNNNNNNNNNNNNNNNNNNNNNNNNNNNNNNNNNNNNNNNNNNNNNNNNNNNNNNNNNNNNNNNNNNNNNNNNNNNNNNNNNNNNNNNCCTAACCATGCATTTTATGACATTAGTAAATTCTAGTCGTCTTTTAATATTTTGTAGTACTTACTAACATAATCTGCGTACACGTCACCAACACTCTTCTCCAGTTTATTAATATCAAGAAAAATCTCCTGTATCTATATGATTTATATCTTATTTGCTTCTGTAGATTTTGACGAGTGCAAGGTACCCGGCCTTTGTAAAGGTGTATGTCACAACACTGTTGGAAGTTACTTTTGTACCAACTGCTCCGGTGTATATGACCCTGCAAAAATGAAGTGTACTCCATCGAGAAAGCAAATTATTATATTAGGTCAATTTCATACTCCTTTTTTCTCTGAGGAAATAATTTCGTACTCCTTTAATTTTGAACACAACAAAAGACGAAACTGATATTAAGGTGCACTGCCATCCATTGTAGGTATCGCTATTGGGCTTGGTATTGGCTTTGGGCTTCTACTTCTTTGCTTAAGTGCAATGTTTATCTTTCGTAGATGGAGAAGAGACATCCAAAAGAAACTGAGAAGGAAGTGGTTTACAGAGAATCATGGCCTCCTTCTAGAAAAATTAATAGCATCGAGTGAAGATGGAAATGAGAGGACAAAGATTTTCTCTCTAGGAGAGTTAGAGCAGGCAACAAACAACTTTGATCACACACGGATCCTTGGTCATGGAGGACATGGCATGGTGTACAAAGGTATCTTATGTGACAAGCGTGTGGTGGCTATAAAGAAACCTAAGGTCATCAAGCAAGGCGAGATTGACCAGTTCATCAATGAGGTTGCCATCCTTTCACAAATCAACCACAGGAACATCGTAAAGCTTTATGGCTGCTGCCTTGAAACTGAGGTCCCACTGCTTGTGTATGACtttgttcctaatggatccttgTTTGACATAATTCATTCTGATCCAAGCAACAATGTTTCTTTGTCCTGGGATGGCTGCCTAAGAATTGCTGCGCAAGCTGCAGGAGCTCTCTATTATCTTCACTCTGCAGCTTCCATATCAGTTTTCCACCGTGACGTCAAGTCTTCCAATATACTCCTAGATGCAAACTACACTGCTAAAGTTGCTGACTTTGGTGCATCAAGATTGGTGCATATAGACCAGACTCATGTTACAACACATGTACAAGGCACATTTGGTTACTTGGATCCGGAGTATTTTCGCACTGGGCAGCTAAATGAGAAGAGCGATGTGTACAGCTTTGGTGTCCTGCTTTTAGAGCTACTTCTTAGAAGGAAGCCTGTTTTTACCAATGAGTCAGGATCAGCTCAGAGTTTATCTAGTTACTTTCTTGGGGAGATGCAGGCAAGACCAATAAGTGAGATAGTTGCTGCTCAAGTTCGTGACGAAGCAACCGAGGAAGAAATTATCAGTGTTGCCTCCCTTGCAGAGATGTGTCTACGGATCCAGGGCGAGGAAAGGCCTACGATGAAGGAAGTAGAGATGACTTTGCAGCTTCTGCATACGAAACGTTCGATGTCATCTCATGTCACTCCAGAAAATGGACGAGCTGAACCTAGTGTCCCGTCTCACTCAGGTAATGGAGTCGATCCAGCCTCTGCAGACAGTCAACGATGTTATAGCTTGGAGCAAGAGTTCTTATCATCTGCTAGCTTGCCGCGCTAAGTGTGTTCATCAACGTTCCGGTGCTTATCCATTCCATGTAtgctatctgggagttgcatagtataaactctattttTTCTAGATGAATAAGGGGTCGGCCAGGCAGCGTGCATACGTTCACGCCTTGGCGGATTCTGTTTGTTATTTCAGTTAGCTCGCCCTGGCTGCGTCGTGGGATGGCACGAGGTCATGCAGTCATGGCGGCATAGATTTTGAGACTGTAACCGTGCAGCTCTTTTGAGACCCTATTTAATTAGTACTTTTATAACTAAACAAGAAAGCTGCAACTGTTTTATGCAGCGCAAAAAATCTGTTCTTTGTGTTTCATTGTTCCCAGTATGTGCGCTTGTCCAGATGATTGCGTTGTGTTTCAGTCTCGGCAACTACAGGAAGGTTTACCTTATGTGTGCACGCGCAAAATCTATGGCATGGAACTTGTTCTAGTTAGAATTGATGTGTATATCTCCTTAATTAGTTAGAGAAGGAAACACCATGAATATGAATAAAATGACGCCCATATGTGACATTGATTCTGTTTTACGGCAATCGCTTATTGCTCTTATTAATAGTGTAATACTGAAATCGTCACCGCAGAACCTCCAAGCGTGCATACCCATATGGTGATATCTGCCAAGTTAATCAGCAAATTATCAACACTGTGGTAATGTCAAACATATGCTCTACGTAagattatactccctccgtacctaaatataggtctttgtagagatttcactatggactacatacggagcaaaatgagcgaatctacactctaaaatgcatctatatacatccgtatatggtctatgatgaaatctctacaaagacttataattACGAACGAAGGGAGTACTTCACATCCATATCGGAGAAGTAAAGAACACCATGCCGTGCCAGATACAGATCATAGACTGCGAAAAATCCAACTGTTCATTCATGCATTAGGTTTGTAGGACACAATTGATTTAAATAACGGGTGTACCAAACCACACCTCTCACAAGAATATAAAGTGCCGCTCGGTCCTGCAAATGTTGCCCGAACTAGAGGTTAGGCTTATTGAAGTCGAGGGGGAGGCGTATTGCAGTATTTGTCCTCATGACTCATCAAGAAGACACCGGCTAGGAAAATGGAGGCATTTGAATCCGTAGAAGCACATGATCTATTGGGACTCGGGGACAACATCTTTTATGGGCTCTTCACCTGCGTAGTTAGTCATTCGGCCACAAATTTCGTCGAGCTTTGAGATTTGATGACAGTTCTCGTGGTAAGCTCGAGGGAGAATGGTGCAAGCTCTCTCGCCCACTTGGCATTTTCACATTGACTTCTTATCACGGAAGACTTCTTTGATGGAAAATGTTTGAGGCCACAGTGATGGAGTGACCCAGGAAGTAATGATGAAGTGTCTGGGAAGCCATGATGAAGGTGTAGCCAATCTTTTAAATCACCTTATACCTCCCTAAGGTCATCAATAAGTGAGAGGTAACGACAAAGAATCATCTCCCTCAAACAACACCGAAACAAATAAAGAAACCTTCTTGTGTCTCCTACAATTCCAGCGTGGGTTTCAATCACAGTAGTCTTCTTAACTGCCACAAGATATGAGTAGATACAGATGTGATTTTTGTATTTTCATAATAATTAATAACTAAGAATAAACCAGCAAGTAAAGTATTTTTGGGATGGACGCGAAAGGGAGAATGCCACTATGTGGGAAAAAGAACAAAACATATATGGTAGGCAAGCGGGACTATGCATGCATTATACCGATGAAATATGGTCACCACTATGCGGTTAATTTGTACTACTAATAGATTTGTTGATTTCCTTGGGCTGATGAAACACTGGAAAGAAATGCAAGCTAGGAGTACTTGGTAAGTACAGACAGAGGCCAGGTGTAAATGGTCTACCTTTGAAGAAAAAGGTTTTTCTACTAAAGGACTGAATATTATGATCAGAGAAGCTTGATTAATTATGTTCTGCTAAAAACACTCCACTTTAAAACATGCCATGAGTAATTAGCATCAATGGGAAATAAAGTGACATTTTATTTCATCCGAGATGTTTTACCATCATAGAACACATATCTAGCTGTGAAGGAAAATGATTTCACAAATTGCATCATCTGCAGATAATGGCTAGTTTATTAGACATATCTGTCAGTTGTCAATAAGATGCTTATGCTTTCTCAAAGTGCAAATCTAATATAGAAGTTTAAGCTGCAATGGCAACTAATCatgtcttctactccctccgttccaaattacttgactTTCATTTGTGTAGATATGAATGTATCTATACTTGTTtagtgtctagatacatccgtatctagacaaatggaggtcaagtaatttggaacggagggagtaccatttggTCATAGAAATTTACTCAAAAACTGAGTGAAGTTAACTGAACATGTGGATGCAGAAACAAACAAGTACATATAACAGGAAGTTCAGTGGAAATTTTTAGAACTATTCTAAGAGAGATAACACAGGTTGGCTCCATAGTCCATACTGAAGCACCATTGCTCCAAGCATAAAAGCATGTAGACAGTAGAGCACTCCAGTTAGAAAAGCTGAGAACGAAATTCAGGCAGACACACCAAGCACATTGCTCCAAAGCACGGACAATTGTCTCCTTTCAAAGATCAAACTCATAAAGACACCAGCAGCCCCGCATTGATGCATTGATGTCACGAGCGCAAACATTGCAACTCTGAGTAGAACGGCACATATGACAGATACGGTGACCGGCCATCTTCAAGAGTGCGGATCTGGCTAGTTCGCCCAGTATCCATGTTGTAACACATGAACTGATTTCCTGACCACAGGGTGAAGAAGATCACGTTACATTCTGGATGGATCGCAACCCAATCAAAGCCAATCCCGTAGTCTTTGCTATCAAACATGTCTGAAAGTTTAACGGTATGCTTCAGTACCCATTCTCTTCTGTCATAGTCCTCGAGAACGTAAACTACTGTCTTAATACCGGTATTTCTCTGAGTAATATTTGCATAATGCAAGCGGCCCTGCGACAGCTGAATAAAACCATCATCCTCCATACCCAGATCACGCTGCAGATGTCTAGGAAAACCAAAGTCTGACCATGTTTCGCCGTCCGTGTCCACTGCAGCTATAGAAGGGACACCCCTCCCCACCCAACGACCAGAATCATCATAGACATGATAATCCAAAGTGTGAAAATGGAGACGGCCATTGAGGAAGACAGTTCCCTTCAGATGATGAAAGAGGTTGACATCTCCACCCAATCTCACTTCATTGTAAACCCATGTGCCGGTTTCCGACGAGTAGACATCCACTCCGAGGCGGTGGCGGCCACCCCAAGAAAGTACAAACACGTGGAAGTGGGAAGACGTGGCCGGATCAAAACCGAGACGCACTCTGTACTCCTTGATGGCCTTGCAGCTGTTTGGGATGTCAATGTCCGGCAGCGCGACCCACTCCTCCGTGGCGGGGTTGCACACCACGTAGCGGAACCCGTCATCATCGTCGTCCGGGGCAGAGACGCCATACCAGCGGCAGAGGACGAGGCCGTTGCAGCAGTCCAGGAGGTCGAGGCGCCGGCGGCTGGGCAGGAAGGCGAAGGAGGGGTAGATGAAAGGGCGGCCCCCCTGGCCACCTGAGACGTTGAAGAAGTGGAGGGCGGTCTCCGGGAAGCGCTCCTTGTTGCTGCTGGTGTAGAAGAAGCCGGCGAGGGACTGGGGCAGCGTCCTGGCGAGGCGCAGCCACCGCCTGCACACGCGCTTGCAGCGCCAGCGCTGCCTGGACAGGACGCGGGAGATGATCTCCACGAGGACATCGTCGTTGAGCCTCTCGATTGGCGTGTCGCCGTCGTGTGATCTGCGCGGACAGAATCGGAGGAGAGAGGTCAGGGGATCAGTGCTCAGTGGTGAAGAGGAAAGGTTGTGATTCGAGTACCTAGTTCGAGCGCGGCGTTCCCACCGGCGGTAGCGATCTGAGCGGATGGACATGGCCGACGGAAGAAAGCGGTGGCGTTGGCGGCGCCGTCGGGAGGAGACGCGTTGGCGGATGGAAAAAACTGCCGCTCCCAGAATCTCGGTGGGTCGATATTAGGGGTACTCCGTACTCCCACGGAAGCGTCACTTGCAACACGCACGTACTCCCACGGAAGCGTCACTTGCAACACGCACGTACTCCCACGGAAGCGTCACTTGCAACACGCACGATCGGCCTTCCGCTCCAGTTTCTCCATGAATCTCGGTTGGTCAAAACCTGAAAACGTTTTCCTAACATGCACCCGCATATGTGGCCTGCTGGACACAGGGTAACAGCATGCCAACACCTAGTCGATGCATTCATCAAAATGAACGGATTTGCTAAAACTCATTCAGCTGAGAATCaaattggtctcattcacttttctGGCCGTCTGATTGAGCTGCGCCACGATTCGTGTTTTCCTCCTGTAGAGCTTCATAATGATGGGAGGCACGGCCCATCTATTGTCCCGCTCGTGGCCTGTTTTTTTTGTCGcgtgcttgtttttctttttttgctgACGAAGCCACTTGCGCTGGATATAGGAAGCCCGTGCCTTATCGCCCCTCTTTTCATATCTCTTCGTGTCTTCTTGGTGGCGGCTGAGACTCAGGGAGAGCCTGCTGCGGGAAATCGGCGGCGGCGGCATTTTTCGAAGTAAGAATCCGGCCGTTCTGTTGGTCCTCCAATCTTTTTGTTGGCGCCGATGAaatcttttttgttttttgtttaggGGTTTTTGTTGTTCTTGCAACCGACCAAGCCCGAGCGTAATGGCAACTCAATATACCCAAGCGCAATTGTAGGACATATAATATGACCGTAACCGGGGGCCGAGACGGAAGGAGTTGTCGGCGCCGATGAAATCGGATTCCTTTTTTTTGTTACGTATTTTTTTGTAGCTGCAACCATCCCACCCCGAGCTCAATCGCAACTCAACACACCCAGGCGCCGCAACTGTAAGCCATATAATGTGACCGCAACCGGGCGTCGGGGTGGAGGTTTGTGGGCGTCGATGAAATCGGTTCCattttttgttaggtttttgttGTAGTAGTTGCAACCGCCCAACACGAGCGCAACTGTAACTCAGCAACCACAGGACATATAAGGCGAATGCAACCGGGGTCGGGGGCAGAGGGCTTTTGTCGTCGCCGATGAAATCGGttctatttttttagttttttttgttttagttGCAACAGCCCCAACCAGAACGCAATCACAACTCAGCACACCCAGGCGCAACCAGACGTCGGGGTGGAGGGTTTGTCGGCGCCAATGAAATCAGTTCCATTTTTTTTTGTAGTTGCAAGCTCCCACCCCGAGCACAATCGCATCTCAACACAACCAAGCCCAATCGCAAGACATATATAAGGCAACTGCAACTGGTGGGTCGGGAGAGGGCTGTCGGCGCCAATATAATAGGTTTCCTTTTTTTGATAGTTTTTTTATTGTAGTTGCAACCGGCCCAACCTGAGCGCAATCGCAACTCAGCACACCCAAGCGCAGCCCGTGGTCAGGGCGGAGGGATGTCGGCGCCGATGAAAGCGGTTCCATTTTTTTGTTCACAATTACTTCCTTGTAAATACAAGCAACTTTGGTTTCCCCAATGAAATACAAGCAACTGTGGGTCCCGTATGCCACTTGCAACATGACCATCTACTCGCAATTGGCTAGTGTTTGCTCGATGCCACTTGCACCTTGAACGTGGATTCGGAACTTGTATGTTGTTTTTGTCTCGTaattgccctagttgcaagtcaaccatcaactcgcaactgcgAGGGCCCGAATGCCCCAGTTGCAACtcaaccatcgactcacaactCGGGGGGGGGGGTGTTTTACTCGATGCCACTTNNNNNNNNNNNNNNNNNNNNNNNNNNNNNNNNNNNNNNNNNNNNNNNNNNNNNNNNNNNNNNNNNNNNNNNNNNNNNNNNNNNNNNNNNNNNNNNNNNNNNNNNNNNNNNNNNNNNNNNNNNNNNNNNNNNNNNNNNNNNNNNNNNNNNNNNNNNNNNNNNNNNNNNNNNNNNNNNNNNNNNNNNNNNNNNNNNNNNNNNNNNNNNNNNNNNNNNNNNNNNNNNNNNNNNNNNNNNNNNNNNNNNNNNNNNNNNNNNNNNNNNNNNNNNNNNNNNNNNNNNNNNNNNNNNNNNNNNNNNNNNNNNNNNNNNNNNNNNNNNNNNNNNNNNNNNNNNNNNNNNNNNNNNNNNNNNNNNNNNNNNNNNNNNNNNNNNNNNNNNNNNNNNNNNNNNNNNNNNNNNNNNNNNNNNNNNNNNNNNNNNNNNNNNNNNNNNNNNNNNNNNNNNNNNNNNNNNNNNNNNNNNNNNNNNNNNNNNNNNNNNNNNNNNNNNNNNNNNNNNNNNNNNNNNNNNNNNNNNNNNNNNNNNNNNNNNNNNttgttgttgttgttgtttttggtgTTGTttttggtgttgttgttgttgttgttgttgttgttgttgttgttgttgttgttgttgttgttgttgttgttgttgttgttgttgttgttgtcgttgacaATTACTTTCCTTGTAAATACAAGCATTTTTTTTGGTTTCACCGATGAAATACaaggaccagtgggtcccgcatgcccTAGTTGCAACTCGGCCATCGACTTGCATTTGGGGTGTATACTCGGTGCCACTTACAACTTGACCTTGGACTTGCAACTGGTATgatttttttgtcttttcttttattGCCATaattgccccagttgcaagtccaccatcgattCGCAACTGTAGGGCCCACACGGCACTTGCAActcgaccatcgactcgcaactcgggggggaggggggtgtttACTCGATGCCACTTGCAACTCAACCTTGGGCTCGCAACTGGTCTGTTTTTTGTCTTTCTTTTTTGCCATAATTGCCCCAATTGCAAGTCCACAATCAACTCGCAACTGCAAGGCCCCAAATGCCCCAGTTGCAACTCGACCATTGAGGCGCAACTCAGGGGGGGGTGTTTACTCAATGCCACTTCGCAACTCGACCTTGGACTTGCAACTGGTCTGTTTTTGTTGTGTGTTGTTgttggttgttgttgttattgttgttgtttgttgtttttgtTTGTTCACAATTACTTTCCTTGTAAATACAAGCAACTTTTTGGTTCCACCGATGAGATACAAGGAACTGTGGGCCGTGCATGTCCCAGTTGCAACTCAACAATCGACTTGCAACTGGGGGGTGTTTACTCAGTGCCGCTTTGCAACTCGACCTTGAACTTGCAAGTGGTATGTTTTTTTGTCTTTCTTTTTAGCCATaattgccccagttgca
It contains:
- the LOC119341196 gene encoding F-box protein At5g07610-like; this translates as MSIRSDRYRRWERRARTRSHDGDTPIERLNDDVLVEIISRVLSRQRWRCKRVCRRWLRLARTLPQSLAGFFYTSSNKERFPETALHFFNVSGGQGGRPFIYPSFAFLPSRRRLDLLDCCNGLVLCRWYGVSAPDDDDDGFRYVVCNPATEEWVALPDIDIPNSCKAIKEYRVRLGFDPATSSHFHVFVLSWGGRHRLGVDVYSSETGTWVYNEVRLGGDVNLFHHLKGTVFLNGRLHFHTLDYHVYDDSGRWVGRGVPSIAAVDTDGETWSDFGFPRHLQRDLGMEDDGFIQLSQGRLHYANITQRNTGIKTVVYVLEDYDRREWVLKHTVKLSDMFDSKDYGIGFDWVAIHPECNVIFFTLWSGNQFMCYNMDTGRTSQIRTLEDGRSPYLSYVPFYSELQCLRS
- the LOC119337052 gene encoding wall-associated receptor kinase 2-like, translating into MAVHTVLQLLLLLSCISSTATTAKTPLAARASGSGAPRHQQGIRRFPSANCPNKCGDMDIMFPFGIGPGCSRQTGFDLFCDNTTYHPMLYLSDRVTEVMFMGDTGGPTGIIGGILIDLSIAISTSPSAEVHNASLKTPSSNFVFALSDLYITVCNFYTYLIGNSNISPEIPFCTSCDADESDSEPDMVYGKKCNDGPPFEAYMVANPVQLKFVPLEESRQVQRQTATVEAKLYWNINDQHTCATASADEANFACVSKHSSCVDTMYMPGYSCCCDAGYTGNPYVLGGCSRDNGYNPSAGRNVTCTRSCGQIKVPFPFGLEDGCSGKTEFILSCDPLDSTLNLEFETKERITNINITEGFLDTEGVSGDQLEPSFYNQYYISDRDSMRLRWVIANLTCQEAHQNISTYACVSHNSRCLHSDSTVMGYRCKCNDGYAGNPYVTGPNGCECKVPGLCKGVCHNTVGSYFCTNCSGIAIGLGIGFGLLLLCLSAMFIFRRWRRDIQKKLRRKWFTENHGLLLEKLIASSEDGNERTKIFSLGELEQATNNFDHTRILGHGGHGMVYKGILCDKRVVAIKKPKVIKQGEIDQFINEVAILSQINHRNIVKLYGCCLETEVPLLVYDFVPNGSLFDIIHSDPSNNVSLSWDGCLRIAAQAAGALYYLHSAASISVFHRDVKSSNILLDANYTAKVADFGASRLVHIDQTHVTTHVQGTFGYLDPEYFRTGQLNEKSDVYSFGVLLLELLLRRKPVFTNESGSAQSLSSYFLGEMQARPISEIVAAQVRDEATEEEIISVASLAEMCLRIQGEERPTMKEVEMTLQLLHTKRSMSSHVTPENGRAEPSVPSHSGNGVDPASADSQRCYSLEQEFLSSASLPR